Proteins encoded together in one Altererythrobacter epoxidivorans window:
- a CDS encoding long-chain fatty acid--CoA ligase — MLGAMQDWTMRVTHVVDHAAREAGTREIVTRWADGSETRTDWAGVRRDALKMAQALQALGIKKGDRVASLAMNHSRHLVSWYGVAGMGGVLHTVNPRLFDDQLEYIVNHAEDRVMLYDVAFQPIVDRMKSRWTTVEHYICYDSGEYSQSFEDWIGEQDGDFEWVSGAETDPCMICYTSGTTGNPKGVQYEHRSTVLHALAGLQPSSFNFSASSVMLPVVPMFHAASWGLPYAGGMAGIKFVFSAVNDPAVLHDLMIREGVTDSAGVPTVWLAHFQYCDKEGIDLPPLKAATIGGSAAPRFMIERLMKNGTRVQHAWGMTETSPIGTVGGPTWNWDQLSFEEKVEMTMKQGRPVFGVELRTVDLDDMMTELPRDGETSGALQIRGPWIIKRYFKAEKDATNNEGWFDTGDVGIIHPDGTLQLTDRTKDVIKSGGEWISSVELENAAVGHPDVAEAAAVGMYHPKWDERPVLFVVRKPGSELTSGEVIEFLTDKVAKWWLPDAVEFIDEIPHTATGKISKKDLRDQFADYKLET, encoded by the coding sequence ATGCTTGGAGCCATGCAGGACTGGACCATGCGTGTCACCCATGTGGTCGATCACGCTGCTCGCGAAGCCGGCACGCGTGAAATCGTCACGCGATGGGCGGACGGAAGCGAAACCCGGACCGATTGGGCAGGGGTTCGCCGCGACGCATTGAAAATGGCGCAGGCCCTCCAGGCGCTAGGTATCAAGAAAGGCGACCGCGTTGCTAGCCTGGCGATGAACCATTCGCGCCATTTGGTGAGCTGGTACGGTGTCGCAGGGATGGGCGGCGTGCTCCACACGGTCAATCCACGCCTGTTCGACGATCAGCTCGAATATATCGTCAACCATGCCGAAGACCGTGTCATGCTCTACGATGTGGCTTTCCAGCCGATCGTCGACCGGATGAAATCGCGCTGGACCACTGTCGAACATTATATCTGCTACGACTCCGGCGAATATTCCCAGTCTTTCGAAGACTGGATTGGCGAACAGGATGGCGATTTCGAATGGGTCAGCGGGGCCGAAACCGACCCCTGCATGATCTGCTATACCAGCGGTACGACGGGCAATCCCAAAGGCGTGCAGTACGAGCACCGCTCGACTGTCCTGCATGCCCTGGCGGGATTGCAGCCTTCATCTTTCAATTTTAGCGCGTCGTCGGTAATGTTGCCGGTGGTGCCGATGTTCCACGCGGCCAGCTGGGGGCTCCCCTACGCAGGCGGTATGGCGGGCATCAAGTTCGTCTTCAGCGCCGTCAACGATCCGGCGGTCCTTCACGATCTGATGATCCGCGAAGGCGTGACCGACAGCGCAGGCGTGCCGACGGTCTGGCTGGCGCACTTCCAGTATTGCGACAAGGAAGGCATCGATCTTCCGCCCCTGAAGGCGGCGACGATCGGCGGCTCTGCTGCGCCGCGCTTCATGATCGAACGTTTGATGAAGAACGGGACAAGGGTCCAGCACGCCTGGGGCATGACTGAAACCAGCCCGATCGGGACCGTGGGCGGGCCGACCTGGAACTGGGATCAGCTCAGCTTCGAGGAAAAGGTCGAAATGACGATGAAGCAAGGGAGACCGGTTTTCGGCGTCGAGCTTCGCACCGTCGATCTCGACGACATGATGACCGAATTGCCCCGCGACGGAGAAACGTCGGGTGCCCTCCAGATCCGCGGCCCGTGGATCATCAAGCGCTATTTCAAGGCCGAGAAGGATGCGACGAACAACGAAGGTTGGTTCGATACCGGCGACGTCGGCATCATCCATCCCGACGGCACCTTGCAGCTTACCGACCGGACGAAGGATGTGATCAAGTCTGGCGGCGAATGGATCAGCTCGGTCGAACTCGAGAATGCAGCCGTGGGTCACCCCGACGTTGCCGAGGCGGCGGCAGTGGGCATGTACCATCCCAAATGGGATGAGCGCCCCGTCCTGTTTGTCGTCAGGAAGCCGGGAAGCGAGCTGACCAGCGGCGAAGTGATCGAATTCCTGACCGACAAGGTCGCGAAATGGTGGCTGCCCGATGCTGTCGAATTCATCGACGAAATCCCGCACACCGCGACTGGCAAGATCAGCAAGAAGGACCTGCGGGACCAGTTTGCAGACTATAAGCTGGAGACCTGA
- a CDS encoding DUF1330 domain-containing protein, with protein sequence MGDINYIDPSPINFQAFKDLSRDEPIHMLNLLQYRDLAQYPAGHEHHGNGWTGKRAYEEYGKTSGPIFRRVGGKIVWRGVFQTMVTGPEDRRWDDGFVAEYPNSGAFFEMIKDPDYQKAVVNRTAALVDSRLVRFRPGEAGEGF encoded by the coding sequence ATGGGCGACATAAATTACATCGACCCATCGCCGATCAATTTTCAGGCGTTCAAGGATTTGTCTCGCGACGAGCCGATCCACATGCTCAACCTGCTGCAATATCGTGATCTCGCCCAATATCCCGCCGGGCACGAGCATCACGGCAACGGGTGGACCGGCAAGCGCGCCTATGAGGAATACGGAAAGACCAGCGGGCCGATTTTCCGCCGTGTCGGCGGCAAGATCGTCTGGCGCGGCGTTTTCCAGACGATGGTGACGGGGCCGGAAGATCGCCGCTGGGACGATGGTTTCGTCGCCGAATATCCAAACAGCGGCGCTTTTTTCGAAATGATCAAGGACCCTGACTATCAGAAGGCGGTGGTGAATCGCACGGCCGCGCTTGTAGATAGTCGGCTGGTCCGGTTCAGGCCGGGCGAAGCTGGCGAGGGCTTCTGA
- the moaB gene encoding molybdenum cofactor biosynthesis protein B, translating to MSIDPDRVFKPINIAVLTISDTRTAENDTSGDILADRIKDSGHVLTARVIEKDDAAVIADRLTSWIADPQIDAIVSTGGTGLTGRDVTPEALDRVKAKHDGRDIPGFGELFRWLSYKTIGTSTIQSRACAIVAGGTYIFALPGSNGAVKDGWDGILAEQLDSRNRPCNFVELMPRLNEK from the coding sequence ATGTCAATCGACCCTGATCGCGTTTTCAAACCGATCAATATTGCTGTCCTGACGATTTCGGACACTCGAACCGCCGAGAACGACACCTCGGGCGACATCCTGGCTGACCGGATCAAGGATTCTGGTCATGTCCTTACAGCGCGCGTTATCGAGAAAGACGACGCGGCAGTAATTGCAGATCGCCTGACTTCTTGGATTGCCGATCCGCAGATCGATGCGATCGTATCGACTGGTGGCACCGGACTGACGGGGCGCGATGTCACTCCAGAAGCTCTCGATCGGGTAAAGGCGAAACATGATGGCCGGGACATTCCGGGCTTCGGCGAGCTTTTTCGCTGGCTCAGTTACAAGACCATCGGGACCAGCACCATCCAGTCGCGCGCCTGCGCGATTGTAGCCGGCGGCACCTATATCTTCGCCCTGCCCGGTTCCAATGGAGCGGTGAAGGACGGTTGGGACGGCATCCTCGCAGAACAGCTCGACAGTCGGAACCGGCCCTGCAACTTCGTGGAATTGATGCCCCGCCTGAACGAAAAGTAG
- a CDS encoding lytic transglycosylase domain-containing protein gives MPATSFAQSNTTAEYFKARISQTAVPAVLSEADRRFYSEVFRAIERQDWEKVDSLFLERPTGPLHQVAKAEYYTDANSPKVSAEQVAAWFDEGTLLPQAEQLGRLGAKRGLENIPPLPTERSFKRQPYSSKRILPRTVEDGTMPSSVRTQILDHIKNDDPDGARLLLDGIDASLSPEARAEWRQRVAWSYYIENQDAASLAMAQRVGEGSGDWVAEGDWVAGLAAWRLGDCNIAADSFARSAAGARNPELRSAGHFWAGRAFTRCRRPADADRHLKAAAQFDETLYGMLAYEQLGIDLPTEMASADFSQDDWQKLRDEPNVRVAVALNEIGRSGLADEVLRHQARIGDPNEYDALSRLARELGMPQTQLWMAHNAPYGAKAEPALRYPTAKWIPSDGWKVDPALAFAHALQESNFQTRAVSPANARGLMQITPITVRQHAGRLDMNASYVNLNDPQVNLAFGQRNLEMLRDNPGTQGLLPKIMAAYNAGLTPVTRWNNEVRDQGDPLLYMESIPYWETRGYVAIVMRNYWMYERQAGAKSPSRQALAQGIWPLFPDLNGKRVAGGSDVNRP, from the coding sequence ATGCCTGCCACTTCGTTTGCGCAATCGAACACCACGGCAGAATATTTCAAGGCACGGATCAGCCAGACCGCGGTTCCCGCGGTGCTGAGCGAAGCGGATCGTCGCTTTTACTCTGAGGTTTTCCGCGCGATCGAGCGGCAGGATTGGGAGAAGGTCGACAGCCTGTTTCTAGAGCGTCCAACCGGACCGCTGCACCAGGTCGCGAAAGCGGAATACTACACCGACGCGAACAGCCCCAAGGTTTCGGCAGAACAGGTAGCCGCATGGTTCGATGAGGGCACGTTACTCCCGCAAGCAGAGCAACTTGGCAGGCTGGGGGCAAAACGCGGCCTTGAAAACATCCCGCCGCTGCCCACGGAAAGAAGCTTCAAACGCCAGCCTTATTCATCGAAGCGGATTCTTCCCCGGACGGTCGAAGATGGCACGATGCCGTCGTCTGTCCGGACCCAAATCCTCGACCATATCAAGAATGACGATCCCGACGGCGCACGGCTGTTGCTGGACGGTATCGACGCAAGTCTAAGCCCCGAAGCGAGAGCCGAATGGCGCCAGCGCGTTGCATGGAGCTATTACATCGAGAACCAGGACGCGGCATCGCTGGCGATGGCGCAGAGGGTTGGTGAAGGTAGCGGCGACTGGGTTGCCGAGGGCGATTGGGTTGCCGGCCTTGCCGCGTGGCGCCTGGGTGACTGCAATATTGCCGCCGATTCCTTCGCCAGGTCAGCCGCAGGCGCCAGGAACCCGGAATTGAGATCCGCAGGGCATTTCTGGGCGGGGCGCGCCTTCACCCGTTGCCGCCGTCCCGCCGATGCGGACAGGCATCTGAAAGCTGCCGCGCAATTCGATGAAACGCTTTACGGCATGCTTGCCTACGAACAGCTCGGAATCGACCTGCCGACAGAAATGGCATCGGCCGATTTCTCGCAAGACGATTGGCAAAAGCTTCGCGACGAACCCAACGTTCGGGTTGCGGTTGCGCTAAACGAGATCGGGCGATCAGGTCTGGCGGACGAAGTCCTGCGTCACCAGGCACGGATAGGCGATCCGAACGAGTATGACGCGCTGTCACGGCTCGCACGCGAGCTCGGCATGCCGCAGACCCAGCTCTGGATGGCGCACAACGCGCCCTATGGGGCGAAAGCGGAACCTGCGCTGCGTTATCCGACGGCAAAATGGATACCGAGCGACGGGTGGAAAGTTGATCCCGCCCTCGCCTTCGCACACGCCCTTCAGGAATCGAATTTCCAGACGCGGGCTGTCAGCCCCGCGAACGCGCGCGGCCTGATGCAGATCACTCCGATCACGGTCCGCCAACATGCCGGGCGGCTCGACATGAACGCGAGCTACGTCAATTTGAACGACCCGCAGGTCAATCTGGCGTTCGGCCAGCGTAATCTCGAGATGCTGCGCGATAATCCGGGCACGCAGGGCCTCCTGCCGAAAATTATGGCAGCCTATAACGCCGGCCTCACACCGGTTACGCGCTGGAACAATGAGGTTCGCGACCAGGGCGATCCGCTTCTCTATATGGAATCGATCCCCTACTGGGAGACGCGCGGATACGTCGCGATCGTCATGCGCAACTACTGGATGTACGAACGACAGGCTGGCGCCAAATCGCCGAGCAGGCAAGCTCTTGCGCAGGGGATCTGGCCGCTGTTTCCAGACCTGAACGGAAAACGGGTAGCAGGCGGGTCCGATGTCAATCGACCCTGA
- a CDS encoding uracil-DNA glycosylase family protein, with protein sequence MDCEFNDDVTDWLGESDVESGAEAPKMQPKQAERDTPAAPPEKISLFAGERPTDLPSFIEWWLTAPGLDAIGPRGRVAPRGNPGADLMILVTDPEENDEETLLSGAQGRLLSRMLKAMGIGENRVYIASALPRFTPLADGQTMLQAGYAEVLKHHVALVAPRRVLAFGANILPLLGHDMAQDSRSLRELNHETGSTPLMVAEGLESMMGMPRLKANFWRRWLDWTAN encoded by the coding sequence GTGGATTGCGAATTCAACGATGACGTTACGGATTGGCTTGGGGAAAGCGACGTTGAAAGTGGCGCCGAAGCGCCGAAAATGCAGCCGAAACAGGCTGAACGCGACACTCCGGCGGCTCCGCCTGAAAAAATTAGCCTTTTCGCTGGGGAACGACCGACAGACCTCCCGTCATTCATCGAATGGTGGCTGACCGCGCCCGGCCTCGATGCCATCGGGCCGCGCGGCAGGGTCGCACCAAGAGGGAATCCGGGCGCAGACCTGATGATCCTGGTGACCGATCCGGAAGAAAACGACGAGGAGACACTGCTGAGCGGGGCACAAGGACGTCTGCTTTCCAGAATGCTGAAGGCGATGGGGATCGGCGAAAACCGGGTCTATATCGCTTCCGCCCTTCCCCGATTTACACCGTTGGCCGATGGCCAGACCATGCTTCAGGCCGGTTATGCGGAAGTGCTCAAACATCATGTCGCTCTGGTCGCGCCACGACGCGTTCTGGCATTCGGCGCAAACATCCTGCCACTTTTGGGGCACGATATGGCGCAGGACTCTCGATCTTTACGTGAATTAAACCATGAAACGGGCAGCACTCCGTTGATGGTTGCCGAAGGGCTCGAGAGCATGATGGGCATGCCTCGGCTCAAGGCTAATTTCTGGCGTAGATGGCTTGACTGGACCGCGAACTGA
- a CDS encoding electron transfer flavoprotein-ubiquinone oxidoreductase, protein MSERESMPCDVVIVGGGPAGLTAAIKLKQINEELEVVVLEKGSEIGAHILSGAVVDPKALDELYPDWRDMDCPMAETPVTDNWHWALSKNGKTSLPHFMMPPLMSNHGCYTGSLGNLTRWLGEQAEALGVMVFPGFPAADVMFDDNGAVTGVITQDMGVAADGSHKGDYQPGMEIHAKYTLFAEGARGNLTKKLKAKYDLEANCEPQVYGIGIKELWDIDPDKHVPGRVIHTQGWPLSETDNWGGGFLYHQANGQVALGFVTALDYKNPYVSPYQEFQRWKQHPAIREYLEGGKRVAYGARAINEGGWQSVPKLAFPGGALIGCAAGFVNVPRIKGSHTAMKSGMLAAESIAAAIAAGHEHTEVSDYEANLRESWIAKELKLVQNAEPAVAKFGGEIGTIIAGADMWMRTLKIGLPISMKHHRDYEQLQRADLYAPIDYPKADGEITFDRLTNVAFSFTNHAEDQPNHLKLKDPVLQKESELKVFAGPSTRYCPAGVYEWLADEDTGEMRFQINSQNCVHCKTCDIKDPNQNIEWTTPEGGGGPNYPNM, encoded by the coding sequence ATGAGCGAACGTGAATCGATGCCATGCGATGTGGTGATTGTCGGCGGCGGCCCAGCAGGCCTGACCGCGGCGATCAAACTCAAGCAAATCAACGAAGAACTCGAAGTCGTCGTGCTCGAGAAGGGTTCCGAGATTGGCGCGCACATCCTTTCGGGCGCCGTGGTCGATCCCAAGGCGCTCGACGAGCTGTATCCCGACTGGCGCGACATGGACTGCCCCATGGCCGAAACGCCGGTAACCGATAACTGGCACTGGGCGCTCAGCAAGAACGGCAAGACCTCGCTTCCGCATTTCATGATGCCGCCTTTGATGAGCAACCACGGCTGCTACACCGGCTCGCTCGGCAATCTGACCCGCTGGCTAGGCGAACAGGCCGAAGCCCTGGGTGTGATGGTTTTCCCGGGTTTCCCCGCTGCAGATGTCATGTTCGATGACAATGGCGCCGTGACCGGCGTGATCACGCAGGACATGGGCGTTGCTGCCGACGGCAGTCACAAGGGCGACTACCAGCCCGGCATGGAAATCCACGCGAAGTACACTCTGTTTGCGGAGGGTGCTCGCGGCAATCTGACCAAGAAGCTGAAGGCGAAATACGACCTCGAGGCGAATTGCGAGCCGCAGGTCTATGGCATCGGCATCAAGGAATTGTGGGATATCGATCCCGACAAGCATGTGCCGGGCCGCGTGATACATACGCAGGGCTGGCCGCTGTCGGAAACCGACAACTGGGGCGGCGGCTTCCTCTACCACCAGGCCAATGGCCAGGTCGCGCTCGGTTTCGTGACCGCGCTCGATTACAAGAACCCGTATGTTTCGCCCTACCAGGAATTTCAGCGCTGGAAGCAGCACCCGGCGATCCGCGAATATCTCGAGGGCGGCAAGCGTGTCGCCTATGGCGCGCGCGCCATCAACGAAGGCGGTTGGCAGTCCGTGCCCAAGCTCGCCTTCCCGGGCGGCGCCCTGATCGGTTGCGCTGCCGGCTTCGTCAATGTGCCGCGCATCAAGGGCAGCCACACCGCGATGAAGAGCGGTATGCTCGCAGCCGAAAGCATCGCGGCGGCGATCGCAGCTGGCCACGAACACACTGAAGTATCGGATTACGAGGCGAACCTTCGCGAAAGCTGGATCGCCAAGGAATTGAAGCTGGTCCAGAACGCGGAACCGGCAGTTGCTAAGTTCGGCGGAGAGATCGGCACGATCATCGCCGGTGCCGACATGTGGATGCGCACGCTAAAGATCGGCCTGCCGATCAGCATGAAGCATCACCGTGATTACGAACAGCTCCAGCGCGCCGATCTTTATGCGCCGATCGATTACCCCAAGGCTGACGGCGAGATTACTTTCGACCGCCTGACGAACGTCGCATTCTCGTTCACCAACCATGCAGAGGATCAGCCCAACCATCTCAAGTTGAAGGATCCGGTCCTCCAGAAGGAAAGCGAGCTCAAGGTCTTTGCCGGCCCTTCGACGCGCTACTGCCCGGCGGGCGTGTACGAATGGCTCGCTGACGAGGACACCGGCGAAATGCGCTTCCAGATCAACTCGCAGAACTGCGTCCATTGCAAGACTTGCGATATCAAGGACCCGAACCAGAACATCGAGTGGACCACGCCTGAGGGCGGCGGCGGCCCGAACTATCCGAATATGTGA
- a CDS encoding PA0069 family radical SAM protein, which translates to MSQAPIHGRGAQSGSVPTRFGLSTREADGDWRDYMESLDGPPVTLRTTVTEEHPKTILSFNTSPDIFFDRSINAYRGCEHGCVYCFARPTHAYHDLSPGLDFETRLFAKPNAANLLRETLAKPKYRPKPIAMGTNTDPYQPIERTYRITREVLKVCLDARHPVTITTKSDRIIDDIDLLAEMAKHRLVAVAISVTTLDPKLSSMLEPRAAAPAKRLKALGHLVEAGVPTHCSIAPIIPALTDEFMEEIVQRAAAVGVDSAGWIPLRLPHEVAPLFREWLDVHFPERAGKVMGIVRSIRSGKDNDPNFFTRLKPSGVWAELFRTRFRIACKRAGLSTKSTGAKFELDCTRFRPPETGGQLRLL; encoded by the coding sequence ATGTCGCAGGCACCAATCCATGGCAGGGGCGCCCAATCGGGTAGCGTCCCGACACGGTTCGGCCTTTCCACAAGAGAGGCCGATGGCGATTGGCGCGACTACATGGAATCGCTCGACGGACCTCCCGTCACGCTCAGGACGACAGTGACCGAGGAACACCCGAAAACGATCCTCAGTTTCAACACGTCACCCGACATATTCTTCGATCGGTCGATCAATGCCTACAGAGGCTGCGAGCACGGCTGCGTCTATTGCTTCGCCCGCCCTACCCACGCCTATCATGACCTGTCGCCCGGTCTCGATTTCGAAACCCGATTGTTCGCGAAGCCGAACGCGGCGAACCTGTTGCGAGAGACGCTGGCCAAGCCGAAATACCGCCCGAAACCGATTGCGATGGGCACGAACACCGATCCCTATCAACCGATTGAACGAACATATCGGATAACGCGCGAGGTTCTGAAGGTTTGCCTCGATGCCCGGCATCCGGTCACGATAACGACCAAGTCGGACCGGATCATCGACGATATCGACCTGCTGGCCGAAATGGCGAAGCACCGGCTCGTCGCGGTCGCAATTTCCGTAACGACGCTCGACCCGAAGCTTTCCTCCATGCTCGAACCACGAGCGGCAGCACCAGCGAAGCGGTTGAAGGCACTGGGACATCTGGTCGAAGCCGGTGTTCCCACCCATTGTTCGATCGCCCCCATCATTCCCGCCCTGACCGACGAGTTCATGGAAGAGATCGTACAGCGCGCCGCTGCCGTGGGCGTCGATAGTGCAGGCTGGATACCGTTGAGGCTGCCTCACGAAGTGGCGCCCTTGTTCCGAGAATGGCTCGACGTCCATTTCCCAGAACGCGCGGGCAAGGTTATGGGCATCGTGCGCTCGATCAGGTCGGGCAAGGACAACGATCCCAACTTCTTCACGCGCCTCAAGCCGAGCGGGGTTTGGGCCGAACTCTTCCGGACCCGGTTTCGCATCGCGTGCAAGCGCGCTGGCTTATCCACCAAATCAACTGGCGCGAAATTCGAACTCGATTGCACACGCTTTCGTCCACCCGAAACAGGAGGACAGTTGCGCCTGTTGTGA
- a CDS encoding 4-(cytidine 5'-diphospho)-2-C-methyl-D-erythritol kinase: MTFAETAYAKINLALHVRRRREDGYHELETLFAFVDNGDVLSAHGAERDSLETVGEFAANIDNPFGNLVMRALAALPREQGIAITLEKNLPVAAGLGGGSADAGALFRIVEALHSLPDDWEARAARLGADVPACLRSEMAIGRGTGTDLEPVKNDLAGTPVLLVNPRIGVPTGPVFKAWDSEDRGGLPDGTARQIALAGRNDLRDAAISICPQIAGVLSVLSETGCWMHEMSGSGATCFALYDSADQRDKAAEMLRVQEPDWWQMVGLLR; encoded by the coding sequence GTGACGTTCGCGGAAACCGCATATGCCAAGATCAACCTCGCGCTGCATGTCCGCAGGCGGCGCGAGGATGGCTATCACGAACTCGAAACGCTCTTCGCCTTCGTTGACAACGGCGATGTGCTGAGCGCGCATGGGGCCGAGCGAGACAGCCTCGAAACCGTTGGCGAGTTCGCGGCCAACATCGACAATCCTTTCGGCAACCTCGTGATGCGAGCGCTCGCCGCCTTACCGCGCGAGCAGGGCATAGCCATCACGCTGGAGAAAAACCTGCCCGTGGCGGCGGGGCTGGGTGGCGGTTCGGCCGATGCCGGAGCGCTGTTCCGCATCGTCGAGGCTCTGCATAGTCTGCCCGATGACTGGGAGGCGCGCGCAGCGCGGCTTGGTGCCGATGTTCCGGCCTGTCTTCGCAGCGAAATGGCGATCGGGCGCGGAACCGGAACCGATCTCGAACCGGTGAAGAACGACCTTGCCGGTACGCCGGTCCTGCTCGTGAACCCGCGTATCGGTGTTCCCACAGGCCCTGTTTTCAAAGCATGGGATAGTGAAGATCGCGGCGGGCTGCCCGATGGCACGGCGCGCCAGATCGCGCTCGCCGGGCGCAACGACTTGCGCGATGCTGCCATCTCGATCTGTCCCCAGATTGCGGGGGTTCTGTCGGTGCTTTCGGAAACCGGATGCTGGATGCACGAAATGTCCGGCTCCGGCGCGACCTGTTTCGCGCTCTATGATAGCGCTGATCAACGCGACAAAGCCGCAGAAATGCTAAGGGTTCAGGAACCCGATTGGTGGCAGATGGTAGGTTTGTTGAGATGA
- a CDS encoding phosphatase PAP2 family protein: MLDVRAWIACIVLTLAPACFAAWHAGSIADLLPAMAIMPAWMAAATMLTLIGVYASMVLNRVACPTQTLVRMAKSNWRRIMEAALLVALAGINMITFMWIKPLLNKLVPFWADPLLANVDKAIFLGNDPWTLLSWANVPFAGVIYHPAWFFSIAIALLVAAFAPPSPRRSAIIVTYFALWSVAAPVVHSLLPAAGPIFFEAMGYGHRFSGMEHNQETLIVANYLWDFYQSGSYGAGNGISAMPSMHVTTSSWVVIAAYALDRRWLAPAIAAWCVIFTLSIALGWHYAVDGIAGAAIAISTYLMAYRIFIFARPATPAWQSDPVPEAA; encoded by the coding sequence ATGCTCGACGTTAGAGCCTGGATCGCCTGTATTGTTCTGACGCTGGCGCCGGCCTGCTTTGCTGCATGGCATGCAGGTTCGATCGCAGATCTGCTCCCGGCAATGGCCATCATGCCTGCCTGGATGGCGGCCGCCACCATGCTCACGCTCATCGGCGTATATGCGAGCATGGTCCTGAACCGTGTTGCCTGCCCGACGCAAACGCTTGTTCGGATGGCGAAATCCAACTGGCGCCGGATCATGGAAGCGGCATTGCTGGTTGCCCTTGCCGGCATCAACATGATCACATTCATGTGGATCAAGCCCCTGCTCAACAAGCTGGTACCGTTCTGGGCCGATCCCCTTCTTGCGAATGTCGACAAGGCCATTTTTCTCGGCAACGACCCATGGACGCTGCTGTCATGGGCGAATGTGCCTTTCGCCGGCGTTATCTATCACCCGGCGTGGTTCTTCTCGATAGCGATCGCCCTGCTGGTGGCCGCTTTCGCTCCCCCCTCGCCGCGCAGGTCGGCAATCATCGTGACCTACTTCGCGCTCTGGTCCGTCGCAGCGCCGGTGGTGCACAGCCTTTTGCCCGCCGCTGGCCCGATCTTCTTCGAAGCCATGGGATATGGGCACAGGTTCTCCGGAATGGAGCACAATCAGGAAACACTGATCGTCGCCAATTACCTGTGGGATTTTTACCAGAGCGGCAGTTACGGCGCTGGCAATGGCATTTCCGCGATGCCTTCAATGCACGTGACGACCAGCAGCTGGGTCGTCATAGCGGCCTATGCCCTCGACCGCCGCTGGCTGGCACCAGCAATTGCAGCCTGGTGCGTAATTTTCACGCTCTCGATAGCATTGGGCTGGCACTATGCCGTGGACGGCATCGCCGGAGCCGCAATTGCCATTTCGACCTATTTGATGGCGTATCGAATCTTCATTTTCGCCCGCCCGGCCACACCGGCCTGGCAAAGCGATCCTGTACCCGAAGCTGCCTGA